In Flammeovirgaceae bacterium 311, one DNA window encodes the following:
- a CDS encoding dihydrodipicolinate reductase (COG0059 Ketol-acid reductoisomerase), protein MKTLTIVGAGGKMGLRCVENLASSNYISYYLEINPEAIRRLQEKNITVSLPDKIAISDIVILAVPDKAIREVSREVVPKMKSGALLVTLDPAAPLAGYLLHRDDLAYYVTHPSHPSVFNWEDSEEAYRDYYGGIKAKQTAVSALMHGEEKDWQTGDEITKCIYKPVTKNHRLTVEQMAILEPGFSETLCSTCIKKVREALDVVVEKGVPEEAARDFILGHINIQLAVLFNELPIQFSDAAIKALNRAESILFKDDWKLIFEKENIHEQIKAITE, encoded by the coding sequence ATGAAAACATTAACTATAGTAGGAGCCGGCGGTAAGATGGGACTAAGATGCGTGGAAAATCTTGCGTCTTCCAATTACATATCGTATTACCTCGAGATCAACCCTGAAGCTATCCGCAGGCTTCAGGAAAAAAATATTACTGTTTCCCTTCCAGATAAGATAGCAATATCCGACATAGTCATCCTGGCAGTTCCTGATAAAGCAATCAGAGAAGTTTCCAGGGAGGTTGTACCAAAAATGAAATCTGGTGCCTTATTGGTAACACTTGATCCTGCAGCTCCTCTGGCAGGCTATCTGCTTCACCGGGATGATCTTGCTTATTATGTTACGCACCCCTCCCATCCTTCGGTGTTCAACTGGGAAGATTCAGAAGAAGCTTACCGGGATTATTATGGCGGAATCAAAGCAAAACAAACAGCAGTATCCGCCCTGATGCACGGAGAGGAAAAAGACTGGCAAACGGGAGATGAAATAACCAAATGCATCTACAAGCCTGTCACCAAAAATCACAGGCTGACTGTTGAGCAAATGGCTATTTTAGAACCAGGGTTTTCGGAAACCCTATGCTCTACCTGTATCAAAAAAGTCAGAGAAGCCCTTGATGTTGTGGTAGAAAAAGGTGTACCCGAAGAAGCTGCAAGAGATTTTATTTTAGGTCATATTAATATTCAGTTAGCTGTACTGTTCAATGAGCTGCCCATTCAGTTTTCTGATGCAGCCATCAAAGCCCTGAACAGAGCCGAATCTATACTTTTCAAAGATGACTGGAAACTTATATTCGAAAAGGAGAATATTCATGAACAAATCAAAGCTATCACAGAATAG
- a CDS encoding hypothetical protein (COG1145 Ferredoxin) has protein sequence MCADACLGEDNVKMMVRCIRLDRDCAKICHLAASFVASHSDNAGAILQLCAEICRACGDECAQHKHDHCQECARACRECEEACRSYAGARM, from the coding sequence ATGTGCGCAGATGCCTGCCTGGGAGAAGATAATGTGAAAATGATGGTACGTTGCATTCGCCTGGACCGCGATTGTGCAAAAATTTGCCATCTGGCGGCCAGCTTTGTAGCTTCCCATTCTGATAATGCAGGTGCTATTCTGCAACTCTGCGCAGAAATATGCCGTGCCTGTGGTGATGAATGTGCCCAGCATAAGCATGACCACTGCCAGGAATGCGCCCGTGCCTGCCGCGAATGCGAAGAAGCCTGTCGCAGCTACGCCGGTGCCCGTATGTAA
- a CDS encoding ABC transporter-like protein (COG1129 ABC-type sugar transport system, ATPase component), translated as MFLELQHITKKFDDVTVLKDINLELKKGYILGLIGENGAGKSTLMNILGGIHQPSGGRILLEGRSFSPMSATDAIRAGISFVHQELNLFYNLSILENLHITGFPEKKFAGIPYIDLKTAKKNTENLLNAVGLSIDPLKKVGELSSAQKQLVEIAKALSTSPRLIIFDEPKTSLTRHEADNLFKLIQALRSQQITIIYISHNLDDVIQLADQIAVMRDGVLINTYNRDDNFGVSDIINDMIGREINNFYPARKTTPEDSAVFQAVGLCKKGLLNNITFNLKKKEVLGFYGLVGSGRSEMARAIYGLDPFDSGSIIWKNQEVTHPSPARWIKNKVAFLTEDRGEDGLLAEDSIEKNIALASLPNYSPGPGSIINWEKLRDHILETAKATKIKYHSLTEQTVEVLSGGNQQKVILSKWLLLEPELLIIDEPTKGIDIGAKHDIYELVNKQVENGMSVIMISSEIEELIGLCDRILVMKQGTISNEFYKHDFKRSAILEAALHSTEEEASPERTTEKILS; from the coding sequence ATGTTTTTAGAACTTCAACATATCACGAAAAAATTTGATGATGTTACAGTGCTTAAAGACATCAATCTGGAGTTGAAAAAGGGATATATCCTGGGCTTGATTGGTGAAAATGGAGCCGGCAAATCTACGCTTATGAACATCCTTGGGGGAATCCATCAACCCAGCGGAGGCCGGATTCTTCTTGAAGGCAGGAGTTTCAGTCCAATGTCTGCAACGGATGCTATCCGGGCAGGAATTTCTTTTGTACATCAGGAGCTCAACCTTTTTTACAATCTCAGTATATTAGAGAATCTGCACATCACTGGCTTTCCTGAAAAAAAATTTGCGGGTATTCCCTACATAGATCTGAAAACCGCAAAAAAGAATACTGAAAATTTACTGAATGCAGTAGGGCTTAGTATTGATCCCCTGAAAAAGGTGGGAGAGCTATCAAGTGCACAAAAGCAGCTGGTTGAAATCGCCAAAGCACTCAGCACCTCTCCCCGGCTAATCATCTTTGATGAGCCCAAAACATCCCTTACCAGGCATGAAGCAGATAATCTTTTTAAATTAATTCAGGCGCTAAGATCGCAACAAATTACCATCATCTATATTTCACACAATCTTGATGATGTTATTCAGCTGGCCGACCAAATAGCTGTAATGAGAGACGGTGTATTAATAAACACCTATAACAGAGACGATAACTTTGGTGTAAGCGATATCATCAATGATATGATTGGAAGGGAAATCAATAACTTCTATCCAGCGCGAAAAACCACACCAGAGGATAGCGCTGTTTTTCAGGCAGTAGGCCTTTGTAAAAAAGGCTTATTGAACAACATCACTTTTAATTTAAAGAAAAAGGAGGTTTTGGGATTTTATGGACTTGTTGGTTCCGGCAGGTCGGAAATGGCCCGTGCAATTTACGGGCTAGATCCTTTCGATAGTGGCAGCATTATCTGGAAAAACCAAGAAGTAACCCACCCTTCCCCTGCCAGGTGGATTAAAAACAAGGTGGCCTTTCTAACAGAAGACAGAGGCGAGGACGGACTTTTAGCGGAAGATAGTATTGAAAAGAACATTGCACTGGCATCATTGCCAAACTATTCTCCAGGGCCGGGCAGCATCATTAACTGGGAGAAATTAAGAGATCATATTCTGGAAACAGCAAAAGCCACAAAAATAAAATACCATTCCCTCACAGAACAAACTGTTGAAGTGCTCAGTGGAGGAAACCAACAAAAAGTGATATTATCAAAATGGCTGCTCTTAGAACCGGAACTGCTCATCATTGATGAGCCCACAAAAGGAATAGACATCGGGGCCAAACATGATATATATGAATTGGTAAACAAGCAGGTGGAAAACGGCATGAGCGTGATAATGATTTCTTCTGAAATTGAAGAACTCATTGGCTTGTGCGACAGAATACTTGTCATGAAACAGGGTACCATATCTAATGAATTCTATAAGCATGATTTCAAGCGCTCTGCAATACTAGAAGCGGCACTACACTCAACGGAAGAAGAGGCCAGCCCCGAAAGGACAACAGAAAAAATACTCAGCTAG
- a CDS encoding xylose isomerase domain-containing protein produces the protein MNIGISSYAYAWSVGTPGRLPDLPLTAFGLIDKAVRLSVNYVQLCDNIALDCFTKHDLEELFQYALQNNVHIEVGALGLTAARLEQYIEIARVLKSKILRFVIDKGNYTPSIPQTAGIIKDFTAVLEKEGIYLAIENHDRLQSRDYLKLLHKTQSNFVRICLDTVNSLGAGEGIATVLNELGPWTVNLHVKEYAIRRVENKMGFLVEGKPLGKGQLPLPDVLKKISPLCKTAVLEQWVPFTGKLETTIQKEEDWASESINHLKKIMSQSPVVLMSQ, from the coding sequence TTGAATATAGGTATCAGCAGTTATGCATACGCCTGGTCAGTGGGCACTCCTGGCCGGCTTCCGGATTTACCGCTCACAGCTTTTGGCTTGATTGATAAGGCGGTAAGGCTGAGTGTAAATTATGTACAATTGTGTGACAACATAGCGCTCGATTGCTTTACAAAGCATGATCTGGAGGAATTGTTTCAATATGCGCTGCAAAACAATGTCCATATAGAAGTAGGCGCTTTGGGGTTAACAGCAGCAAGGCTGGAACAATACATTGAAATAGCCAGGGTGTTAAAATCTAAAATATTACGATTTGTTATAGACAAGGGTAATTATACGCCATCGATCCCTCAGACGGCTGGCATCATCAAAGATTTTACCGCTGTCTTAGAAAAAGAAGGTATTTACCTGGCTATTGAAAATCATGACAGACTACAAAGCCGGGATTATTTAAAGCTGCTCCACAAAACGCAAAGCAACTTTGTAAGAATATGTCTTGACACAGTAAATTCATTAGGCGCGGGAGAAGGTATTGCTACTGTGCTAAATGAATTAGGTCCCTGGACAGTTAATTTACATGTTAAAGAGTATGCCATCAGACGTGTTGAAAATAAGATGGGCTTTTTGGTGGAAGGCAAACCATTAGGTAAGGGGCAGCTACCATTGCCAGATGTTCTTAAAAAAATATCACCCTTATGTAAAACTGCTGTTCTGGAACAGTGGGTGCCCTTTACCGGAAAGCTGGAAACTACAATACAAAAAGAAGAAGACTGGGCATCTGAAAGCATCAATCACCTGAAGAAAATCATGAGCCAGTCTCCTGTTGTGCTTATGAGCCAGTAG
- a CDS encoding GntR family transcriptional regulator (COG1802 Transcriptional regulators), translating to MNKKKNSEEAYESIRKLILSVEIHPGQSVTEHSLSEHLGMGRTPVREALAKLEAEGLIFSQNGRKTVYVLTIDEIKEIFDIKYALEGAMAYWAAERGSAAEKRKLNEIMERMVEFANKRPENEEERERYLSEWTRHDKDLHRQIFIMAKSPKAQKIIENLNVRWFRTRISMYAIEGRIVRSSKEHQKFVNYIVSGEPEKAEEAMKEHLATIKKEIEQVMKLFNYPVQAL from the coding sequence ATGAACAAGAAAAAAAACAGTGAAGAAGCTTATGAAAGCATTCGAAAACTGATTCTATCAGTAGAAATTCATCCAGGACAGAGTGTAACAGAGCATTCTCTTTCAGAACACCTTGGAATGGGAAGAACGCCGGTAAGAGAGGCTTTAGCCAAGCTTGAAGCAGAGGGCTTGATTTTTTCCCAGAATGGCAGAAAAACTGTTTACGTGCTGACGATTGATGAGATCAAAGAAATTTTTGACATAAAGTATGCTTTGGAGGGAGCCATGGCCTATTGGGCTGCGGAGCGGGGTAGTGCTGCGGAAAAGAGGAAATTAAATGAGATTATGGAGAGGATGGTCGAATTTGCTAACAAAAGGCCAGAAAATGAGGAAGAAAGAGAACGGTATCTAAGTGAATGGACAAGGCATGACAAAGACCTCCATAGACAAATCTTTATCATGGCAAAAAGCCCTAAAGCTCAAAAGATCATTGAAAATTTAAATGTCAGATGGTTTAGAACCCGTATTTCTATGTATGCAATTGAAGGAAGGATTGTTAGATCCTCAAAGGAGCATCAGAAATTCGTTAATTATATTGTTTCAGGAGAACCTGAAAAGGCGGAAGAGGCTATGAAAGAACATCTTGCTACCATCAAAAAAGAGATTGAGCAGGTAATGAAACTTTTTAATTATCCAGTACAAGCCTTGTAA
- a CDS encoding periplasmic binding protein/LacI transcriptional regulator (COG1879 ABC-type sugar transport system, periplasmic component): protein MIILLSFVILCSCHNEEKEGITIGISFETLQTEYWVASMDALKKECAERNIKVIEAVANGDANRQFEQVNNFISKGVDGIIVAPKDAYTVIPIIKAANRANIPIGIYNRMPAKNTGLFTTVVADNYEITKRTVQHICELAKSTNKKHKAMILIGDLGDINAVERRRGFNDAISEYPDVIELVAEVPTEWNQEKALAGATNSLQANPDINLIFTSSDFLFPSLISALKNTGKYHKIGHPDHVLLAGFDGDATAYSLLKNGYLDADGVQDLNLECRELIKAVLGKDSTNKPTVIADPGFVIHQENLSEMAGRMWGAQLQ, encoded by the coding sequence ATGATAATATTGCTTTCATTCGTGATATTATGCAGTTGTCACAACGAGGAGAAGGAAGGCATCACCATTGGGATTTCCTTTGAAACGCTTCAGACTGAATACTGGGTAGCCAGCATGGATGCACTAAAAAAAGAATGTGCGGAAAGAAATATAAAAGTGATAGAAGCGGTAGCAAACGGAGATGCCAACCGTCAGTTTGAACAGGTAAATAACTTTATCTCAAAAGGTGTTGACGGTATTATTGTAGCACCAAAAGATGCCTACACTGTTATCCCCATTATTAAAGCTGCAAACAGGGCCAATATTCCAATTGGTATTTACAACCGTATGCCCGCCAAAAACACCGGCCTGTTTACTACTGTTGTTGCCGATAACTACGAAATAACCAAACGCACTGTACAACATATTTGTGAGCTTGCAAAAAGCACAAACAAAAAGCATAAAGCCATGATTCTTATTGGCGACCTTGGAGATATAAATGCTGTGGAAAGAAGAAGGGGGTTCAACGATGCAATTTCTGAATATCCTGATGTTATCGAACTTGTGGCAGAAGTACCTACAGAATGGAATCAGGAAAAAGCCCTTGCCGGTGCCACTAATTCTCTACAGGCTAATCCTGACATCAATCTAATCTTTACATCGTCTGATTTTCTTTTTCCATCTCTTATCTCTGCTCTGAAAAATACCGGAAAGTATCATAAAATAGGGCATCCCGATCATGTACTGTTAGCTGGTTTTGATGGAGATGCAACCGCCTATAGCCTTCTAAAAAATGGATATCTGGACGCTGATGGTGTTCAGGACCTTAATCTTGAATGCCGGGAATTGATCAAGGCGGTTTTAGGAAAAGATAGTACCAACAAACCTACAGTGATAGCCGATCCAGGCTTTGTCATACACCAAGAAAATCTATCCGAAATGGCCGGCAGAATGTGGGGGGCTCAACTGCAGTAA
- a CDS encoding inner-membrane translocator (COG1172 Ribose/xylose/arabinose/galactoside ABC-type transport systems, permease components): MKNFNQYSSIILLLLIVIAFTIISPQFFSVQNFINILIQGSALAIVATGMTFVILTRGIDLSVGSTMFLAGVISGKMVVAGTNLWLACLVVLLIGIMYGYVNSFFIYRFKVVPFIVTLATFYMGRGIGLLISETRAVNLPDTFLLIGTSRIFGIPFPIAILFVVVLIAHLVLTKTSYGRRIYAVGNNSEKARKAGLPIKKIVLSAYIICGFCAALGGLVAIAQLGAISPSFGLQSEFMAIAAVVLGGTSLFGGKGNVFPGTLIGALTIQSLQNGLVMINANPYLYPIVTGLVIFVIVLIDSLKHRRNFRSLQTIPS, translated from the coding sequence ATGAAAAATTTTAACCAGTATTCTTCGATCATCCTGTTGCTCCTAATCGTCATTGCCTTTACCATCATCTCACCCCAGTTTTTTTCAGTTCAGAATTTTATCAACATTCTCATCCAGGGCTCAGCGCTTGCCATTGTAGCCACTGGAATGACATTTGTGATTTTAACCAGGGGAATTGATCTGTCAGTAGGTTCAACGATGTTTTTAGCTGGCGTAATATCAGGAAAGATGGTTGTAGCCGGCACAAACCTTTGGCTGGCATGCCTGGTGGTTCTTTTAATCGGCATTATGTATGGCTATGTAAACTCATTCTTTATTTACCGTTTTAAAGTAGTTCCGTTCATTGTAACCCTTGCAACCTTCTACATGGGCAGAGGCATAGGTCTGTTAATCTCCGAAACCCGCGCTGTTAACTTACCTGATACCTTTCTATTGATAGGAACCTCCCGCATCTTTGGCATACCTTTTCCCATAGCCATTTTATTTGTTGTAGTTCTTATTGCGCACCTTGTGCTTACTAAAACCAGTTACGGCAGAAGGATTTATGCCGTGGGGAATAACTCGGAAAAAGCCAGAAAGGCGGGGCTGCCCATTAAAAAGATTGTACTATCTGCCTATATTATTTGTGGCTTTTGCGCTGCTCTGGGTGGTCTTGTGGCCATAGCGCAGTTAGGGGCCATCTCCCCTTCATTTGGCCTGCAAAGCGAATTTATGGCCATAGCTGCAGTTGTCTTAGGCGGTACAAGCTTGTTTGGTGGTAAAGGAAATGTGTTTCCAGGAACTTTGATTGGCGCTTTAACCATTCAATCTTTACAAAATGGGCTTGTTATGATCAATGCCAATCCTTACCTATATCCAATAGTAACAGGTCTGGTGATATTTGTAATCGTACTCATTGACAGCTTAAAGCATAGAAGAAATTTCAGATCACTCCAAACCATCCCCTCATAG
- a CDS encoding hypothetical protein (COG3878 Uncharacterized protein conserved in bacteria), producing the protein MFKAFSEMDIGDREFMLNSLSPTVGIKTARTKDEKLPVGSSKIGGQPDLPPNIDWPRFNNEPLSFCAQYNCLEFNRYDKNYLLPSEGMLYVFVYVDKSWPGFLNTDGSYKIIYTGNHNEIFRRPFPQSYFKESIFETAKIDYFQFYTLPDDENYKLIELRKKYLHFSNYYDNATDIIYNVTGQAADNYHQLLGEDRSVQSSVVWEFAAKALNIRTSEDYETKKHLIDELKKDYIMLLQLDSGDKNTSLAKFGGSSVMYFGIKPEDLKQKRFDQTILAFQGT; encoded by the coding sequence ATGTTCAAGGCCTTCTCAGAAATGGACATTGGTGACAGGGAGTTTATGTTGAATAGCCTTTCTCCAACTGTTGGTATAAAAACAGCAAGAACAAAGGATGAAAAACTACCTGTTGGCTCCTCAAAAATTGGGGGCCAGCCAGATTTACCTCCCAACATAGACTGGCCACGGTTCAACAATGAACCTCTATCTTTTTGTGCTCAGTACAACTGTTTGGAATTTAACCGCTACGACAAAAATTATTTATTACCTTCAGAAGGCATGCTGTATGTTTTTGTCTACGTCGACAAATCATGGCCAGGTTTTCTTAATACAGATGGCAGTTACAAAATTATTTATACAGGCAACCACAACGAAATATTCAGAAGGCCATTTCCCCAGAGCTACTTCAAAGAAAGCATATTTGAAACTGCTAAAATTGATTACTTCCAGTTTTACACACTACCTGATGACGAGAACTATAAGCTTATTGAACTAAGAAAAAAATACCTCCACTTCTCAAATTATTATGATAATGCTACAGATATTATATACAATGTAACAGGCCAGGCTGCTGATAACTATCATCAACTATTAGGAGAGGACAGGTCAGTTCAAAGTAGCGTTGTTTGGGAGTTCGCAGCGAAGGCTTTAAACATTAGAACAAGTGAAGACTATGAAACCAAGAAGCATCTTATTGATGAATTGAAGAAAGATTATATAATGCTCTTACAACTCGACTCAGGTGATAAGAATACAAGTCTTGCAAAGTTTGGAGGTAGCAGTGTTATGTATTTTGGCATCAAGCCAGAAGATTTAAAGCAAAAGAGGTTTGATCAAACCATCCTTGCTTTCCAGGGAACTTAA